From a region of the Haematobia irritans isolate KBUSLIRL chromosome 4, ASM5000362v1, whole genome shotgun sequence genome:
- the Tmx3 gene encoding thioredoxin-related transmembrane protein 3, whose product MVIDMNIMKVTNLIKALLLCTICLPYGEAASNSKVFELTDRFIDVRHEGQWLVMFYAPWCGYCKRTEPVFALVAQALHATNVRVGRLDCTKYPAAAREFKVRSYPTITFIKGNMEYTYSGDRSKDELVDYALRMSGPPVQLVTRTESVDMLKGSHTIFFMFIGSQEGIVWETFYAAAENYQEHGFFYATTADVAAQHFDFEHLPAVIVYKEEQHHYYPHAHKAHEMDPYLVNETIHHFVNVERFVAFPKITRFNINQLFKTKKYLVVAVVEEDKLNQVATHELEFRDMVETVIRKHRDRYHDKFQFGWIGDPSIAHSIIMDQMPTPHIIVINSTTQQHYLPDDDPMQMTPQALHIFLESIHNESAIALGGDTFLVRLNRVVFEGKKSIIEMWQGNPVLTSVIFGLPLGFLSLILYSIFCGDCLVTEEEEDDHEKKE is encoded by the exons ATGGTAATAGACATGAATATAATGAAAGTGACAAACTTGATTAAgg CTTTACTGCTGTGTACAATATGCCTTCCATATGGTGAGGCCGCAAGCAATTCCAAAGTATTTGAGCTTACTGATCGCTTCATAGATGTGCGCCACGAAGGCCAGTGGTTGGTAATGTTCTACGCTCCCTGGTGTGGCTATTGCAAAAGGACAGAGCCTGTTTTTGCTTTGGTTGCCCAAGCTCTACATGCTACCAATGTTCGAGTTGGACGTCTGGATTGCACAAAATACCCAGCAGCAGCAAGAGAATTTAAGGTGCGCTCCTATCCCACTATAACATTTATTAAAGGAAATATGGAGTATACGTATTCTGGTGATCGTAGCAAGGACGAATTAGTCGACTACGCTCTCAGAATGAGTGGCCCTCCGGTTCAACTTGTCACTAGGACTGAGAGTGTGGATATGCTTAAGGGTTCTCACACCATATTCTTTATGTTTATCGGCTCTCAAGAAGGTATTGTTTGGGAGACCTTTTATGCAGCTGCTGAGAATTATCAGGAACATGGGTTCTTCTATGCGACCACAGCTGACGTGGCTGCGCAGCACTTCGATTTTGAACATTTACCAGCCGTAATTGTTTACAAGGAGGAACAACACCATTATTATCCCCATGCTCATAAAGCTCATGAAATGGATCCATATTTGGTTAATGAAACAATACATCATTTTGTGAATGTGGAAAGATTTGTCGCATTCCCCAAGATAACACGATTCAATATTAATCAATTATTCAAGACCAAAAAATACTTGGTAGTAGCTGTGGTCGAAGAGGACAAACTTAATCAAGTAGCTACACATGAGTTGGAGTTTCGTGATATGGTGGAGACAGTTATTAGAAAGCACCGTGATCGTTATCATGATAAGTTCCAATTTGGTTGG ATTGGTGATCCAAGTATTGCTCACTCAATTATAATGGATCAAATGCCTACTCCACATATAATAGTTATCAATTCGACTACACAGCAACACTATCTCCCTGACGATGATCCAATGCAAATGACTCCACAAGCCTTGCATATTTTCTTAGAGAGTATTCATAACGAAAGTGCCATAGCTTTAGGTggtgacacatttttggtacgtCTCAACCGTGTAGTATTTGAAGGCAAGAAATCGATCATTGAAATGTGGCAGGGAAATCCTGTATTGACATCTGTTATCTTTGGCTTGCCTTTGGGATTCCTTAGTTTGATTTTATATTCCATATTCTGCGGCGATTGTCTTGTGACAGAAGAGGAAGAAGATGATCACGAGAAGAAAGAGTAA
- the PDCD-5 gene encoding programmed cell death 5: MDDDLDSIRAQRMAQLQSQYGSGGGGGNSAEKQKAQEEQMRQQEEMKHSILSQVLDQQARARLNTLKISKPEKAAVFENMVLRMAQTGQLRGKLDDAQFVSILESVNAQMPQSKSTVKYDRRRAAIDSDDDDDYGC; this comes from the exons atggaCGATGATTTGGATTCAATCCGTGCCCAACGTATGGCACAGCTTCAATCGCAATAT GGAAGTGGAGGAGGCGGTGGCAATTCCGCAGAGAAACAAAAGGCTCAAGAAGAACAAATGCGCCAACAAGAAGAAATGAAACATTCAATTCTCTCGCAGGTTTTGGATCAGCAGGCTAGAGCACGat TGAATACCTTAAAAATAAGCAAACCAGAAAAAGCAgcagtttttgaaaatatggtCTTAAGAATGGCTCAAACAGGCCAGTTAAGAGGTAAATTGGACGATGCCCAATTTGTCAGTATATTGGAAAGTGTCAATGCTCAGATGCCACAGAGCAAAAGCACTGTTAAATACGACAGACGTCGTGCTGCCATTGATtcggatgacgatgatgattacGGATGCTGA
- the Pex23 gene encoding tectonin beta-propeller repeat-containing peroxin 23: MPSSLLFANSNEGRVYTLSTSSAAWREFPYNGMEFKKISAIPNFMWAIGGDRQVYVHVHGLDVPIRVKEESYENERWLPIEGFSKTLLPTDRYKYSSADGQQDRAIEKIRLPSMAWQWDGDWHLELDLDGNSLGEDGWMYALDFPATYSAKKSWNSYVRRRKWVRFRRYSALNCWCAVAPLHKDPTQEPFTDVAIGGVNIPNAATGTFVVWAITSHGRAMFRSGVSATSPEGLRWTTIPTPPTSELLQLSVGPTGLVWAVLFNGHAIVRSGVTRENLSGDSWLDVKAPSHANGKEPTSGLKIIQISVGTNAVWCVCNDCSVWFRRGIKGETAGVCEDSAIGSGWVEMVGNISMVSVAANDQVFAIGAADRALYYRFGVTTSDPTGKKWRQIQLPMQISRTSSSMSITSRKSGSSSTPGSKQQSFSNLYSKEKEKGVVETCAPIENVVNPSGASNGGPKRLKGDLYRHYSESPPNIGSLNLNERQKKRTSVLRELTHASSAPGTTEIPEVSGKAYETHLKNPRAWSPVRSVGSMVGTEAHPESDSTVFDADSTHHGSDAFLDDDDHAGSQFWTECEVIWSYVAAGAVSINPNNLPNWFNEQTSSPDSHINVDSPWRKDILEKLRLRQEKLNVLISKARYEKAVELSSWIKSAEARYQRPGSQEFEDCLIELEWVSGSSATTPTSQNPTTQKDSDSGTFTVLNPDGVSTKIQFSLSAITCVMCCSEPASPRLAIHVTSLLSSNSSPVRLLFSSDTEMEDWLSHLTSVCCQINEVTAKPANNSIWTTTELGDVYVFDPATMKAQQWDSVTNSYKQEMDVSTLETPYYNTLYNGMPCGSELVISGCVYDDADQIRFDLQCHSSLKVGVKVEKHRVIAMHINPRFNENTVVLNTMENSEWQNEMRYDKMVFAPGTTFTLKIKALENHYAVMVNNSYFVDYKYRVDPDSVTCLYVSGRVKLFNVIYRCPTVILNPQLLFWRQIGGHIKKVFSCSAGVVWGMTCDNTAWVYNGGWGGNFLKGLEGSVGKINPMVDTHNYYVYENQRWNPISGFTTKSLPTDRFMWSDVTGRQKRSKEHTKLLSSHYEWISDWAIDYNIPGGCDKEGWQYAIDFPATYHSQKKLTDCVRRRRWLKKCRLVTSGPWQELSHSKILDAALQVLQDSGQHNEDNEEEIPISAWAIASNGDVLYRNGVSSLNHKGDNWEHIASEHPLIAISVSPTGHVWVLGKNGTVFYRYGISQLNPLGDAWQPIEAPVGTKFKAISVGKAGVWALDSTNRLAVRKEMTKTFPEGSHWQFLPNVANIPPNTDTLLGFKSISVGTEVWAVAMNGVLCKRCGITKDNPAGAGWTMGIPGQWQHLSVASFS; the protein is encoded by the exons ATGCCCAGTAGCCTGCTGTTCGCCAACAGCAATGAGGGTAGGGTATACACACTATCCACAAGTTCGGCAGCATGGAGGGAGTTCCCTTATAATGGAATGGAATTCAAAAAGATTTCCGCAATTCCTAATTTTATGTGGGCCATAGGTGGAGACCGCCAAGTTTATGTACATGTACATGGATTAGATGTACCTATACGCGTGAAAGAGGAATCCTATGAGAACGAACGCTGGTTACCTATTGAAGGCTTCTCAAAGACTCTCTTGCCTACAGACCGTTACAAATATTCCTCAGCTGATGGTCAACAAGATAGAGCGATAGAAAAAATACGTTTACCTTCTATGGCCTGGCAATGGGATGGCGATTGGCATTTAGAGTTGGATTTGGACGGCAATAGTCTCGGAGAGGATGGCTGGATGTATGCATTAGATTTTCCCGCTACATATTCAGCTAAAAAATCATGGAACTCATATGTAAGACGACGTAAATGGGTGAGATTTCGTCGATATAGTGCACTGAATTGCTGGTGTGCTGTGGCACCCTTGCACAAAGATCCCACACAAGAACCATTTACGGATGTTGCAATAGGAGGAGTAAATATACCAAATGCTGCTACGGGTACATTTGTAGTTTGGGCTATAACTTCTCATGGCAGG GCAATGTTTCGTAGCGGGGTATCTGCAACCTCGCCGGAGGGTCTGCGCTGGACTACCATTCCCACACCACCTACCTCTGAATTGTTACAGTTAAGCGTAGGCCCTACAGGTCTTGTATGGGCTGTTCTCTTCAATGGCCATGCCATTGTTCGATCTGGTGTTACTAGAGAAAATCTTTCTGGAGACTCTTGGTTGGATGTCAAAGCTCCATCGCATGCTAATGGAAAGGAACCCACTAGTGGtttgaaaattattcaaatttctgTTGGAACTAATGCCGTATGGTGCGTATGCAACGATTGTAGTGTCTGGTTTAGGCGTGGTATAAAAGGTGAAACGGCTGGAGTTTGTGAAGATTCTGCAATAGGCAGTGGCTGGGTTGAGATGGTGGGTAACATATCCATGGTTTCTGTGGCTGCCAATGATCAG GTTTTTGCCATAGGGGCGGCAGATCGTGCTTTATACTACCGGTTTGGTGTAACAACTTCCGATCCAACTGGTAAAAAATGGCGGCAAATACAATTACCCATGCAAATAAGCAGAACTTCAAGTTCAATGTCAATAACATCCCGCAAGAGTGGGAGCTCATCAACACCAGGTTCTAAACAGCAAAGTTTTTCCAACCTTTACAGCAAAGAGAAGGAAAAAGGTGTTGTAGAAACTTGTGCCCCCATCGAAAACGTTGTAAATCCGAGCGGTGCCAGTAATGGAGGTCCAAAAAGATTAAAAGGTGATCTCTATAGACATTATTCGGAATCGCCACCTAATATAGGCAGCTTAAACTTAAATGAACGTCAAAAGAAACGTACATCTGTTTTAAGAGAACTTACACATGCCTCAAGTGCTCCGGGTACCACCGAAATACCAGAAGTTAGTGGCAAAGCATATGAAACACATTTGAAAAATCCCCGAGCATGGTCTCCGGTACGAAGTGTGGGTTCTATGGTAGGTACCGAAGCCCACCCGGAGAGTGATTCTACGGTCTTCGATGCCGATTCTACACATCATGGGTCAGATGCATTTCTAGATGATGATGATCACGCTG GTTCCCAATTTTGGACTGAGTGTGAGGTAATTTGGTCCTATGTAGCAGCCGGAGCAGTTAGCATAAATCCCAATAATTTACCCAATTGGTTCAATGAACAAACATCATCTCCTGATAGTCATATCAATGTAGATTCGCCATGGCGTAAGGACATCTTAGAAAAACTACGTTTACGACAAGAAAAACTTAATGTTCTCATATCTAAGGCAAGATACGAGAAGGCTGTTGAATTATCATCTTGGATTAAATCTGCCGAAGCACGCTATCAACGTCCCGGCAGTCAAGAATTTGAAGATTGTCTCATTGAACTTGAATGGGTTAGTGGCAGCTCTGCAACAACCCCAACATCGCAAAATCCCACTACTCAGAAAGATTCCGATTCGGGAACATTCACAGTGTTAAATCCAGATGGCGTCAGTACTAAAATACAATTCTCCTTATCTGCCATAACTTGTGTTATGTGCTGTAGCGAACCTGCTTCTCCACGTCTTGCCATACATGTAACAAGTCTATTGTCTTCGAATAGCTCACCGGTTCGTTTATTGTTCTCCAGCGATACAGAAATGGAAGACTGGCTTTCGCATTTAACCTCAGTGTGCTGTCAAATAAATGAGGTTACAGCTAAACCTGCAAATAATTCCATATGGACAACTACTGAATTGGGCGATGTTTACGTTTTCGATCCTGCAACTATGAAAGCTCAACAATGGGATAGTGTAACAAATAGCTATAAACAAGAAATGGATGTTAGTACTTTAGAGACACCTTACTACAACACCTTATACAATGG TATGCCTTGTGGATCAGAACTTGTGATTTCGGGTTGTGTTTATGATGATGCTGATCAAATACGTTTCGACCTTCAATGCCATTCATCACTTAAAGTTGGCgtcaaagttgaaaaacatcgagTAATTGCTATGCATATAAATCCCAG ATTTAATGAAAATACCGTAGTTCTGAATACAATGGAAAATTCTGAATGGCAAAATGAAATGCGTTATGACAAAATGGTATTTGCTCCTGGAACAACCTTCACGCTCAAAATCAA AGCACTGGAAAATCATTATGCAGTTATGGTAAATAACTCATATTTTGTGGACTATAAATATCGCGTTGATCCAGATTCGGTGACATGTTTGTATGTCAGTGGTCGGGTGAAACTATTCAATGTCATTTACAGATGTCCTACTGTTATTCTCAATCCCCAATTATTGTTTTGGCGACAAATTGGTGGTCATATAAAAAAGGTATTTAGCTGTTCGGCAGGTGTGGTTTGGGGCATGACTTGTGACAATACAGCGTGGGTCTATAATGGAGGATGGGGTGGCAACTTCCTGAAGGGCCTGGAAGGAAGTGTGGGAAAAATTAATCCCATGGTAGATACTCATAACTATTATGTGTATGAAAATCAACGTTGGAATCccataagtggtttcactaccaaAAGCTTGCCCACCGATCGCTTTATGTGGAGTGATGTTACTGGTCGACAAAAACGAAGTAAAGAACACACTAAACTCTTGTCTTCTCACTACGAGTGGATATCAGATTGGGCTATTGATTATAATATACCTGGTGGTTGTGACAAAGAGGGGTGGCAATATGCTATTGACTTTCCAGCTACTTATCATTCTCAAAAGAAATTAACCGATTGTGTGCGACGTAGGCGTTGGTTGAAGAAATGTCGTTTGGTTACAAGTGGTCCATGGCAAGAACTAAGTCATTCCAAAATACTAGATGCTGCTTTACAAGTTTTACAAGATAGTGGTCAGCATAACGAAGACAACGAAGAAGAGATACCAATTAGTGCCTGGGCTATAGCATCTAATGGTGATGTACTCTATCGTAATGGAGTGTCTTCATTAAATCATAAAGGCGACAATTGGGAACACATTGCCAGCGAACATCCTCTCATAGCCATTAGTGTATCGCCTACAGGCCATGTATGGGTACTGGGCAAAAATGGAACAGTGTTCTATCGTTATGGTATATCTCAATTAAATCCCTTAG GTGATGCTTGGCAACCGATAGAAGCTCCTGTTGGTACTAAATTTAAAGCCATATCTGTTGGAAAAGCTGGTGTTTGGGCCTTAGATAGCACAAATCGTTTggcagttcgcaaagaaatgacAAAAACATTCCCTGAAGGCTCACACTGGCAATTCTTGCCTAATGTTGCCAATATTCCACCAAATACCGATACCCTTTTGGGTTTTAAGTCCATATCTGTGGGTACTGAAGTCTGGGCAGTAGCTATGAATGGTGTACTTTGTAAACGTTGTGGAATTACCAAAGATAATCCTGCTGGTGCTGGTTGGACTATGGGTATTCCT GGTCAGTGGCAGCATTTGTCGGTAGCCAGCTTTTCGTAA